In one window of Mytilus trossulus isolate FHL-02 chromosome 7, PNRI_Mtr1.1.1.hap1, whole genome shotgun sequence DNA:
- the LOC134725558 gene encoding dual oxidase maturation factor 1-like — protein sequence MDGVIPAGIFNAFRTNGAPTYYGPNQTPFEADILESGFIFAFVILAISFFVVLPGIRGKERLFVFIRVTVTLFIGGVIMLANLSMEWETAELKNVPTKYKAGENREIHADIKVHIGFRGINITMKGEPEIQLNETINYNEHFDWRWEQGRFGFGIFAGRFNREYREAQFRGLPLPILWIAEYFTFDGEGIRWGRHYRQAGWYSHIMMWLALPLWFLTIILFFVLLKYGAYFLMLTGGVMVIANILWSTIRNFNELEIPLASDHVLKFTYGGAYYVNLITGVLCVLLGAIIYIMDLRFPSVIASFFGVDVLQDEFDDATVEDDASTPKSVKDEPDQNGMEMRGMSSKDKSQAATADDEEEESDDEIYEAPTFAQQPTMMTSIKKQRFTKRVGLQAPRRRPPPPIPGEDPDEDYENVSRPDQVRLNMGYH from the exons ATGGATGGAGTCATACCAGCAGGCATATTTAATGCTTTCCGGACGAATGGAGCACCTACATATTATGGTCCTAACCAAACACCATTTGAGGCAGATATTCTAGAATCTGGATTCATATTTGCCTTTGTGATATTAGCGATATCTTTCTTTGTAGTTTTACCAGGAATACGAGGGAAAGAG agACTATTTGTATTCATACGGGTAACAGTGACACTGTTTATTGGTGGAGTTATAATGC TCGCAAATTTAAGTATGGAGTGGGAAACTGCTGAGCTAAAAAATGTGCCAACTAAATATAAAGCAGGAGAAAACAGAGAGATACACGCTGATATAAAAGTACACATTGGTTTTAGAGGAATTAATATAACTATGAAAG GCGAGCCAGAAATACAATTAAACGAGACAATAAATTATAACGAACATTTTGACTGGAGATGGGAACAAGGCAGATTTGGATTTGGAATTTTTG CCGGTCGTTTTAACCGTGAGTACAGAGAAGCACAGTTCCGTGGGTTGCCGCTGCCAATTCTGTGGATTGCcgaatattttacatttgatgGTGAAGGTATACGATGGGGTCGGCATTATCGGCAGGCAGGATGGTATTCTCATATCATGATGTG GTTGGCTCTTCCATTATGGTTTTTAACCATCATACTGTTCTTCGTACTGTTAAAGTATGGAGCCTACTTCTTAATGTTGACTGGAGGAGTGATGGTGATTGCGAACATTTTATGGTCTACCATCAGGAATTTTAATGAACTAGAGATACCATTGGCTTCTGACCATGTTTTGAAGTTTACGTATGGTGGTGCCTACTATGTGAATCTCATAACAG GAGTTCTCTGTGTTTTGCTTGGAGCTATCATTTATATAATGGACTTGAGATTTCCATCAGTTATCGCATCTTTCTTTGGTGTTGATGTACTTCAGGATGAGTTTGATGATGCTACTGTTGAAG ATGATGCAAGCACACCAAAGAGCGTGAAAGATGAGCCAGACCAGAATGGAATGGAAATGAGGGGAATGTCATCAAAAGATAAATCACAAGCAGCAACTGCTGATGACGAGGAAGAAGAGAGTGATGATGAAATTTATGAGGCTCCA acGTTTGCTCAGCAACCAACAATGATGACTTCAATAAAGAAGCAGAGGTTTACTAAACGTGTGGGACTACAGGCACCACGGAGACGTCCTCCACCACCTATACCGGGGGAAGATCCAGACGAGGATTATGAAAATGTCag CCGACCAGATCAAGTTCGACTGAATATGGGATATCACTAG
- the LOC134725557 gene encoding uncharacterized protein LOC134725557 encodes MDSEEAYEESRKRRTVNLSQLTKLYNELETKMISRDNVKTVKTLFTKLCDRYEQFKTAHLECLDLCTNSDIFETLEMNFDSSQKNFTEFRERFNEWMREPEIAKDEEDKNSRVTSVSRTSSSTQYRLKLARANRLKAEVQVKKMEEKQELERARREIEMKEQMLERKSQLEEAKLEESVWQEEEEDTEVTFKNQQNINVPFNTENKTLNNKEHVTTKSTENAVSRIECTTAGSLQSSSSIDTAFQRLASTLQEGFNLPKPELLTFDGKPTDYCKFIKNFETNVECRVTDDQLKLSYLIQYCNGEAKSSIEDCVLLEKKGYERARSILHSRYGRSHMIVRSYIENLVYGAPIKASDFESLSKLALEMQKCEITLSQLGYVSDIDNTDNLRKIVKRLPMHLRVKWVDIAHSITENGREPRFSDLANFIDKKSRLASSMFGLDLVRENSNTYRKDMDNRTDMNTREKVSTFASNNMYDSKATTQDRKCICCNGTCNNLELCVKFKSMSLTDRVNFVRTTKLCFNCLKGKHFSRDCRKAKMCTVENCSSKHHILMHSWGKNNNTDHTTTKVSVHCSSAGTVIKNCLGIIPVEVKGSNGKTCQTYALIDDGADKTLCDERLIKMLETESRPVTFKMTTATAQRVRHEGQEVDLHVQSVGSNCPITLSKVWSVKNLPISTHSAANNKDIKSIKHLSDIYIPEISSNKVLLLIGTDTPEAHIPIEVRSGSSHEPYAVRTRLGWIVRGPINNTITSDVVNVNFEHADNVILQQQLERLWTTDFLDQPSTEKVCMSLEDKRALKTMESTITYEDGHYKLGLPWRDENVKLPNNLPLAHARLNQLHRKLSHDPKLHEMYTATVSDYIQKGYAKEVTDVRNESSHIWYLPHHPVTNEHKPGKVRVVFDCAAKFKDVSLNSRLLQGPDFMNSLVGVLMRFRQDHIALAADIEAMFHQVRVKDDDCDALRFLWWPNGNLKVQPKCYQMQVHLFGATSSPSCAAYALKKTAIDNGELFDTEISSTVERNFYVDDLLKSVDTEERAVQLATDLREIMKRGGFRLTKWLSNSKVVINEIPNSERAPSVEILKSNTALPTDRALGVIWDVNDDAIKYKVKLEEKPLTRRGITSTVSSIFDPLGLIAPIILKGKIILQELSKQSIKLGWDDPIPKEKEEEWIKWKSTLPEIENISIPRCFKTIDMKEISDAQLHIFSDGSEIGYGACAYLRLVDTNGKVNCSLILGKSRLAPLKQTTIPRLELSGAVVACKLYEIIRDELEIKIDSVVFWTDSMIVLGYIKNESRRFKTFVANRLSSIHELTSPSQWRYVDTRSNPADIASRGILATDNKQIKFWLHGPEFLLKDSYEWPKPKAVSTVDEQDIEIKKVVMINSTTTDSIRDIITYFSNWQVLQRTVAWLIRFKKYCIRRFLKRDDEIKTDSLNADELQEATRYILIHVQQESFLNEIKMIEKQNPVKKDSRLASLNPVIHDGLLRVKGRLNLSLSKCPVIIPNSHHVTTLIIRSFHEQNGHTGMAQVLASLREKYWILKGPSTVRTVLNRCVRCRRYQAPLCFQKMASVIDDQKTPDKPPFTFVGIDYFGPLNVKVGRSVVKRYGCLFTCLTTRAVHIEVAHSLTTDSFISAFQRFTSRRGIPEKVYSDNGTNLVSGESELRKYIDQWNKTKISSYMSHKDINWTFNPPNASHRGGAWERMIRTTRKILRALANEQLLTDEQLLTFMAEAERIVNDRPITVVSNDSRDLPVLTPNMLLLMKNNTSIPQGVFDEKDVYAKRWWKQIQYLANVFWRRWLREYLPTLQQRNKWQREQRDIKIDDIVIVADDHTPRGQWPLGRVIEVIRSRDSLIRSCVIKTKESKFLRPVTKLCILECSQ; translated from the coding sequence ATGGATAGCGAAGAAGCGTATGAAGAATCTCGGAAGAGAAGAACAGTTAATTTATCTCAGCTAACTAAGTTATACAATGAATTAGAAACAAAGATGATTTCACGGGATAATGTGAAAACTGTGAAAACATTATTCACAAAATTGTGCGACCGatatgaacaatttaaaactgCACATCTGGAATGTTTGGATTTGTGTACAAACTCGGATATTTTTGAAACACTAGAAATGAACTTTGATAGTTCACAGAAAAACTTTACAGAATTTCGTGAAAGATTCAATGAATGGATGCGCGAACCAGAAATTGCAAAAGATGAAGAAGACAAGAATAGCCGTGTCACGTCGGTGTCTCGGACTTCATCGTCAACACAGTATAGGCTAAAGCTAGCGAGGGCCAACCGCTTAAAGGCCGAGGTTCAAGTGAAGAAAATGGAAGAAAAGCAAGAACTAGAACGCGCTCGTCGAGAAATAGAAATGAAAGAACAGATGTTAGAAAGAAAAAGTCAGCTAGAAGAAGCAAAGTTAGAAGAATCTGTGTGgcaagaagaagaagaagatacTGAGGTAACATTTAAGAACCAGCAAAACATAAACGTGCCATTTAACACAGAAAATAAGACACTTAATAATAAGGAACATGTTACAACAAAGAGTACAGAAAATGCCGTTTCAAGGATAGAGTGCACCACTGCCGGAAGTTTACAGTCAAGCAGCAGCATCGATACTGCATTCCAAAGATTAGCATCAACACTACAAGAAGGATTCAATCTACCTAAACCTGAACTTTTGACTTTTGATGGAAAGCCCACAGATTACTGCAAATTTATAAAGAACTTtgaaacgaatgttgaatgtagAGTTACAGATGATCAGTTAAAGTTAAGTTATTTAATACAGTATTGTAATGGTGAGGCTAAATCTTCGATTGAAGATTGTGTATTGTTAGAGAAAAAGGGTTATGAACGTGCTAGGTCTATTTTACACTCACGTTATGGCAGGTCACACATGATAGTTAGGTCTTATATAGAAAATCTTGTATATGGTGCCCCGATAAAGGCGTCAGATTTTGAGTCACTTTCAAAATTAGCTCTTGAAATGCAAAAGTGTGAGATAACTTTATCACAATTAGGATATGTTTCTGATATAGATAATACTGATAATCTTAGAAAGATTGTAAAGCGTTTACCTATGCATTTAAGGGTAAAATGGGTTGATATTGCTCATTCCATAACTGAAAATGGTAGAGAACCTAGATTTTCTGATTTGgcaaattttattgataaaaagtcTCGTCTAGCTTCGTCAATGTTTGGTCTAGATCTCGTAAGAGAAAACTCAAATACATATAGAAAAGATATGGACAATCGTACTGATATGAATACAAGAGAGAAGGTATCTACATTTGCTTCTAATAATATGTATGACAGCAAGGCTACGACACAAGATCGTAAATGTATTTGTTGTAATGGTACATGTAATAATTTAGAATTGTGTGTAAAATTCAAGTCTATGAGTTTAACCGATAGAGTCAATTTTGTAAGAACTACTAAGctatgttttaattgtttaaaggGTAAACATTTTTCAAGGGACTGTAGAAAAGCTAAAATGTGTACTGTAGAAAATTGTAGCTCTAAACATCACATTTTAATGCATAGTTGGGGTAAAAATAACAACACTGATCACACGACTACAAAGGTAAGCGTCCATTGTTCATCCGCCGGGACAGTTATTAAGAATTGTCTAGGAATTATACCCGTCGAGGTTAAAGGGTCAAATGGGAAAACTTGTCAAACTTATGCCTTGATTGATGATGGAGCGGATAAAACGTTATGTGACGAGCGTTTAATAAAAATGCTAGAAACCGAAAGTAGACCGGTTACATTTAAAATGACAACAGCAACAGCACAGCGAGTCCGACATGAAGGTCAAGAGGTTGACTTACATGTACAATCAGTTGGCAGCAACTGTCCGATAACACTTAGTAAGGTATGGTCAGTTAAAAATCTACCGATATCGACACACTCAGCCGCaaataataaagatattaaGAGTATTAAACACTTGTCAGATATTTATATACCAGAAATAAGCAGCAATAAAGTTCTGCTTCTAATAGGCACCGATACACCAGAAGCACATATTCCCATAGAAGTGCGTTCAGGAAGTAGTCATGAGCCATATGCCGTACGAACACGCTTAGGATGGATCGTTAGAGGACCAATCAACAACACAATCACCAGTGATGTAGTAAACGTCAATTTTGAGCATGCAGATAATGTAATTTTGCAGCAGCAGTTAGAGCGACTTTGGACCACTGATTTTCTCGATCAGCCTAGCACGGAGAAAGTATGCATGTCTCTGGAGGATAAGCGCGCCTTGAAAACAATGGAATCAACAATAACCTATGAAGATGGACACTATAAACTCGGATTACCGTGGCGggatgaaaatgtaaaattgcCGAATAATTTGCCTTTAGCACATGCTCGATTAAATCAATTACACCGCAAATTGTCACATGATCCGAAGCTGCATGAGATGTACACAGCAACGGTAAGTGATTATATACAAAAAGGATATGCAAAGGAAGTTACTGATGTAAGAAATGAGTCAAGTCACATATGGTACCTTCCACACCACCCTGTCACAAATGAACATAAACCCGGAAAGGTGAGAGTAGTCTTCGATTGTGCAGCCAAATTTAAAGATGTTTCGCTAAATAGCCGATTATTACAAGGTCCAGACTTTATGAACAGCTTGGTAGGAGTTCTAATGAGATTTAGACAAGACCACATTGCATTAGCTGCTGATATAGAGGCTATGTTTCATCAAGTCCGCGTGAAAGACGATGACTGTGATGCTTTACGATTTTTATGGTGGCCAAATGGAAACTTAAAGGTACAGCCAAAATGTTACCAGATGCAGGTTCATCTGTTTGGTGCAACATCATCGCCCAGTTGTGCCGCATACGCATTGAAAAAGACAGCTATCGACAACGGTGAATTATTTGATACAGAGATATCATCAACCGTAGAAAGAAACTTTTATGTAGACGACCTCTTGAAGTCAGTGGACACGGAAGAAAGGGCCGTTCAGCTTGCAACGGATTTACGAGAAATTATGAAACGCGGTGGATTCCGATTAACGAAGTGGTTAAGTAACAGTAAAGTCGTTATAAACGAAATACCGAATTCGGAACGAGCACCTTCAGTTGAAATTTTGAAGTCAAACACAGCTTTGCCGACCGATCGCGCACTAGGCGTAATATGGGATGTAAATGATGATGCCATCAAATATAAAGTCAAACTCGAGGAGAAGCCGCTGACAAGACGCGGAATAACTTCTACAGTAAGTTCGATATTTGATCCACTGGGACTCATAGCGCCAATCATTTTAAAAGGGAAAATTATATTACAAGAACTTAGTAAACAGTCAATTAAGCTTGGATGGGACGATCCTataccaaaagaaaaagaagaagaatgGATAAAATGGAAATCGACTCTGccagaaattgaaaatatatcaatacCTAGATGCTTCAAGACAATAGACATGAAAGAAATATCTGATGCTCAACTTCATATATTTAGCGATGGTTCTGAAATTGGTTATGGAGCATGCGCTTACTTACGTCTAGTAGACACTAATGGAAAAGTGAACTGTTCACTTATTCTGGGGAAATCTCGTTTAGCGCCATTAAAACAGACAACAATTCCCAGACTAGAGTTATCAGGTGCCGTTGTTGCTTGCAAACTTTACGAAATAATTAGAGACGAATTAGAGATTAAGATTGACAGCGTAGTATTTTGGACCGATAGTATGATAGTACTTGGATACATTAAGAATGAATCTCGtcgttttaaaacatttgttgcAAACAGATTGAGCAGCATTCACGAGTTGACATCACCAAGTCAGTGGCGATACGTAGATACAAGATCAAATCCTGCCGACATAGCATCTAGAGGCATTCTAGCTACAGATAATAAGCAGATCAAATTTTGGCTCCATGGACCAGAATTCTTGTTGAAAGACTCGTATGAATGGCCGAAACCAAAAGCTGTATCAACGGTAGACGAGCAAGATATTGAGATCAAAAAGGTTGTTATGATTAACTCAACTACAACTGATTCGATACGCGATATAATTACATACTTTTCAAACTGGCAAGTATTACAACGGACTGTAGCATGGCTAATCCGTTTCAAGAAATATTGTATACGTCGTTTCTTAAAACGAGACGATGAAATAAAGACAGACAGCTTAAATGCCGATGAATTACAGGAAGCAACAAGGTatatattgatacatgtacaacaagAATCATTcttaaatgaaatcaaaatgattGAAAAGCAAAATCCTGTTAAGAAAGATAGTCGTTTAGCGTCTTTAAATCCTGTTATACATGATGGGTTATTGCGTGTCAAGGGACGTCTCAACTTGTCACTAAGCAAATGTCCGGTCATTATACCAAATTCTCATCACGTGACCACTTTGATAATCAGGTCGTTTCATGAACAAAATGGTCATACAGGAATGGCACAAGTGCTAGCATCATTACGGGAAAAGTATTGGATTTTAAAAGGACCTAGTACTGTCCGAACAGTTTTGAACAGGTGTGTAAGATGTAGACGATATCAAGCACCGCTTTGTTTTCAGAAGATGGCTTCTGTTATAGACGATCAGAAAACTCCTGATAAACCACCATTTACCTTTGTTGGAATAGACTACTTTGGTCCATTAAATGTTAAAGTTGGACGTTCAGTCGTTAAAAGATACGGTTGCCTTTTTACATGTCTGACAACAAGAGCTGTTCACATAGAAGTAGCTCATAGTTTGACTACAGATTCCTTTATTTCTGCTTTCCAACGTTTTACGAGCAGACGAGGCATACCTGAAAAGGTGTATAGTGATAACGGGACAAATCTTGTCAGTGGAGAATCGGAACTTCGGAAATATATTGATCAatggaacaaaacaaaaatatccagTTACATGTCACACAAGGATATTAATTGGACTTTCAATCCGCCAAACGCTAGTCATCGTGGTGGTGCATGGGAAAGAATGATTCGTACGACACGCAAAATTCTCAGAGCTCTTGCAAATGAACAACTGCTTACCGACGAACAGTTACTTACCTTTATGGCTGAAGCCGAAAGAATCGTCAATGATAGACCGATAACAGTAGTCAGTAATGATTCTCGAGATTTGCCAGTTCTCACACCGAATATGTTGTTACTTATGAAAAACAACACTTCAATACCGCAAGGGGTGTTTGACGAGAAAGATGTGTATGCTAAAAGGTGGTGGAAGCAGATACAATACTTAGCCAATGTATTCTGGAGACGTTGGTTACGTGAATATTTGCCAACTCTACAACAGAGAAATAAATGGCAAAGAGAACAGCGAGATATAAAGATTGACGACATTGTAATCGTTGCAGATGACCATACACCGAGAGGACAGTGGCCATTAGGCCGAGTAATTGAAGTTATTAGGAGCCGCGATAGTCTTATACGTAGTTGTGTGATCAAAACAAAAGAGTCAAAATTTTTAAGACCAGTAACAAAACTATGCATACTTGAATGTTCTCAATAG